CAACTCTCCGGTGTATTTGCTACAATTTCTGGATTATTTAATTCTTTGATTTCAGTTTTATATACTTGAACGCCCATGTCCTCGGCAACTTTAACAGCATTATCAAATTCCTCTTGGCGGAATAATTCAGATGCAACAACAACAGCTAGAACTTGGTCACCAAGTTCTTCTTGTGCTCTTTTCAATACGACAGCACTATCAACACCACCGGAAAAGGCTACCATCACGCGCCCCATATCAGTGAGTATCTCACCAAGCTTAAGGTTCTTTTGATTCGTTGTTTCTTTCATATCTTTTCGCCTCACTTTTCTCCTTAATTAAAGGAGTTTATTTAATGCCTCTCTATTTAGCATAGGTTTCTCAAATAAAATTGTCAATCTACAGCACCTATTAACAATATTTTGAATATCCCATCGGTTAATCAACATTGCTTGTACTAAGCTTTCAATCCATCTGTTCTAATACAATTCAATTAAAAAGATTTGCAAACTAGTCTACTTTGCAAGGAATTGAGGTAAAAACAACACTAAACTTGGGATAAATGAAACTAATAGTAAAACAAATATTAATATACCATAGAATGGTAACATCGAGCGAGCTGCCCGTTCAATTGGGATTCTTCCGATTGCCGAACCGACAAATAATACAGATCCAACTGGCGGTGTCACTAATCCAATCGCTAAGTTAAGGACTAGCACAACTCCAAAGTGAACCGGATCCATTCCAATTCCTACTGCAATTGGCAGTAAAATAGGCGTTGTAATCAGGATAAGCGGCGCCATATCCATTACCATTCCTAATAGTAATAAGATTAGGTTAATTAACAGCAATGTTGTAATGTCATTTGGTGATACTGCTAAAATAAAATCTGTTGCCATTGCTGGAACTTTAAGTAAAGCCAATAACCATCCAAAAGCTGATGAAGCAGAAATTAAAAACATAACCATCGTTAACGTTCTAAACGTGCGATATAAGATCACTTTAAATCGACTAATTGGAATATCTCTATATACGAAAAACGTAATGATAAAGGCATACAATGCACCGATAGCAGCTGACTCAGTAGCTGTAAAGAAACCGCTAATAATCCCACCCATAATAATAACAGCAGTAAAGAGTCCTAACAGACCTTCGCGGACAATTTTAGGAACCTCTTCTCTTTTAATCGGTTCGCCTTTAGGATAATTTCTTTTTACTGCCATGATATAAGTTAATACCAATAATGCAAAACCAAGTAATAATCCTGGTATTAGGCCCCCCATAAACAAGGCACCTACAGAAACTCCACCCGCTGCAGTTGAATAAATAATCATATTATGACTTGGCGGAATAACTACTCCTTGTGTCGCACCTGCGACTGTAACACTTACCGCATAATCATTGTCGTAACCTTGTTTTTTCATCATTGGAATTAATACAGATCCTAATGAAGAAACATCAGCAAGAGCTGAACCTGAGATTCCGCCAAATAATGTACTTGTGATAACGTTTACTAGCGCTAACCCGCCACGAATTCTACCAATAAGTACGTTCGCAAGGTTTATTAAACGACGTGAAATCCCACCTTCGTTCATAATCTCACCAGCAAGTATAAAGAAGGGAATCGCTATTAAAGAAAAGGAGTTTACCCCACCAACCATTCGTTGTACGATTGCCGCCAGGTCAATATGCATATATATTCCAGTAACTAATGAAGATATAGCTAATGTGAGCGCAATCGGTACTCTTAATAATAATAGTAGTAAAAAGCTACCTAGTAGTAAAAACACTGCCATACCTTAGACCTCCCCATCCTTAACTGCTTCCATTGCTTCCGTATCAATTTCATCGTTGTATTCTTGATGCAGACCTTTTACAAATAATAATTCTATCCCGTACAATAATGTGAAAATTCCTGCTGTAGGCATCGCAGCATAGAGTACGCTAGATGGAAGACCCGTCCCTGCCATCGTCGAATTCCCCATCAATATTGTGAACTTCCAACCATAATAAACTAATACGCCCCCGAAGAAGATAACTAAGATTTTTGCAAACAAATCGCACATGTCTTGTACTTTCTCCGGAAATAAATTCACTAAAAAACTGACACCGATATGCAACTTTTGTCTAAATCCATAGGCAATTCCTAAGAAACTTACCCATACAAAAAGTATCATAGATAATTCTTCTGCCCAGGATGGTGTGTAATGAAGAATTTGTCTAGAAAAAACTTGATAAATAATAATAAGGATCATTGCCAACAACGCTGTTAAAGACGCAAATACGAGTAAACGATCTAATACATCTTTACCCATTCTCAAAATTTTCATATAGGTACTCCTTTCTTTCATTTAAACTCCTTACCAAAATCATGTTTTGTGGAGAATCTATTCTATAACAACTATAGAGGTGAGATTACCCCACCTCTATAGTTGTAAATTATTCATGATTATTGTTCTAGTTTGTCTAGCCACTTCTTGTATTTTTCGCCGTGTTTTTCATAGATTGGCTCAACCGCTTTTCTCCAAGGAGCAAAATCAGTAACCTCGAAGATTTCATTTCCATTTTCGATAACAGCTTCTTTAGATTCTTCTACTAGTTTAGCCCACGCTTCACGTTGATATTCAACTGACTCAAGCGCTGCTTCCTTGAAAGCTTTCTTATCTTCTTCACTCAATTTATCCCATAAACTTTGGGATGCCATTAAAATCTCAGGTGGACCAGAATATTTATTAATTGTAAGATACTTAGCTACTTCGTAATGGTTAGAAGTATAATAACTTGGTAAGTTATTTTCCGCTCCATCAATTACCCCCGTTTGAATTGCAGAATACACTTCACCATATTCCATTGGAGTCGCCGATGAACCAAAAGATTCAAAAATATTAACAGCAAGTTCAGATGGTTGAACGCGAATCTTTAATCCTTTCATATCTTCTGGTGTTTTAACTAGTCTTTTGGAGTTATATATACTTCTTTCCCCTGAATCGTAAAATGCTAAACCTACAAGATTTGTACCTTCAAATGAGTCTAAAAGTTCCTGGCCAATTTCACCATTTAAATGTTCCCATTTAGACTCTTCATCCTTAAACAAATATGGCAATGATAGAACACCAATGTCTTCAGAAAACTCAGTAAGTGGTGTTGCGTTAACTCTTGTTAGATCAATTGAACCTAATTGAAGTTGTTCTACAACACTCTTCTCATCACCTAATTGACCACCAGCGTATACGTCAATTTTGTAGCGACCATTTGTTTTTTCTTCTACTAATTCTGCGAACTTTTTATCGCCGATAACTGTCGGGTAATCCTCTGGATGATTATCCGCTAATTTCAATGTTATCGTTTCATCAGAATTTCCACACGCAGCTAATGCAAAAACTGCTACAAACATTACTGACAATAAAGTTATCAGTCTTTTCTTCAATTAAATCACTCCTATTATAATAAATTGTAAGACTAGTCGCCAAAAAGGGACCGCTTTCATAATTATTCTATTTACTAACTTTCTTATTTCAATACTTACTTTGGCCAGTAAACAAACTAATTGATTTTTATTATAGATGTAAGCGTTTTACATTTCAAGCTTTTTTTTAATGTATATATTTTCGATTAATTTATGGGTGGTAAAATTAGATAATAGCCAAATTTAAAAGGTAAGAGAAAGTTTTTTCTCTTACCTTTACCCGCATATTGATAGAATGAAACGAAACGCTTACAGCCCTAATAATTCAATATGTTTACCAATATGGCTAACAAGCGCATCTCGATATTCTTCTTCATATTTATCTAATGTTTTGAAAAACTCATCTCTAAATAAAAATGTGTCGTTCTCCCCTTTAGCCGTTAAAAGAAGACCGTATGTTACGTGGAATAATTGACGCGCAGCATCATTATTCATGTACTCTGGTAGCTTGGCATCTTCGACATTTTCTAGTTTCTCGAAACTATTTAAGTCTGGTGTAACATGGTAGTACTTCAATGCTTCTTCAAAGTTCTCTAGTGCAAAAACATGCATTCTTCTGTAGAGGTCTGGATTCGTAGCCGCAATGACGCGAATTGCTTCCAACCAGTTTGTACCGGCTGTTTTGACATGAAATACACCTTTTGTATACTCGGCAATAATTGGGAATACCATGAATTTATCAGAACCTGAATGAATACTTAATTTGTATCCGAAGTGTTCTGCAATAAGTGCATGTTCACGAAGCTCAACTTCAAATTGTTCAACATCTCCAATATAATCGATTCCTTTTTGGAATTCACCACAGAATCTTGGTGCTAAACTAACTACTTTTACACCTCTGTTAATGAGTTCATTCGCAACAAAGAAATGAGAAATCGGTGATGTTACCGTTTCTGTTTCGTCAATTGAAATTTCAAAATCAATTGCGCGGTTTTCCTTACTTATATACTCATTATATACATGTGTAGTGTAGTCGATTGCTTTATCATAAAGTAAAACGTTCTTTTTTAACTCAGTCTCATCAAGTGTTAATGTTAGACCGTTCACTTCGAAAGTTTTTCCTAAATATTGTTCCATATAACGTTGCTTTACGACTTCTGACAGTGCATTGAACTTTTCATCTAGCACTTCTGGAGAAGCTTTTTCAATCGTATTATCGATATGGTCTGAACAATCCAATGTAATCATTGAAGCACCTAGCGACAAAGCATACTGAATGTCAGACTCTTCTTTAATATGGTCACCATCCGCACCATATCCGCCTTTATAGCCTTCTTGGAAAACTGCAAAAGCAGCTGCATCCAACATATCATTCATTGAGCGGTTTGTTAGTGTCAGTTCACGAATACTTTGTTGTGCCAAAACAGGTTTAATATTTTTCTCACGTACGGTTTCAATATGTCCGGGAGATGCAAGGCCTAAACGATCCCCTAATCCAATTGTTGCAATCTCAGTACCAAATGCTTGTGGAACCGTATAATCAAAGTATTTATTTAATACGAGGCGGTTTTCATATGTTAATGGACAAGCTTTCCCTTTTCCATCGACATCTGTTCCTGTTAATTCATCAAAAATTGCTCCTTCACCTGTAGCTAAAATAAATTTTTCACCAGAATTTTTCACCATTAATAGATGAACATTACCTTCGACAGTATATGATTTTTCATATACTTTAATTTGATTAGAATTGGATGGCAACTCACCTTTTGCCAATAATTCAATAGCAGGTAAAAATTGTTTCATATAGATCAATCCTTTACTTTTGGTATAATTTATAAATTTAACAATATAAACAGTTGCAGCACCAACGTATTAGATAGCGCTTTCATTTGAAATTCGAGCCTAATAACAACGTTGTTATTCAATCATAATTGATTTACAATGAAAGAGCAAGTCTATTAACAATTATTAATTTATCTAATTTGACATTTGAGAATAACAATATCTTTATGAAAGGAGATTGATAATATGACTCCGAATCAGGAAATCTCGTATCGAAAACTAACAGCGTTTTTTATTCCATTAGGTGTTTCTGCTAGTCTAACTTCAGTTACACATGTCATTATAAATGGGACGTTAAGTAGAGGAGATCATGCTGCCTTCATTATTGCTTGTTACGCGGTAGCAATGTCTTTATTTGGGATACTTGAAAGGCCTATGATTGTTTTTCGACAAACATCATCTACTTTAGTGTCCGGTAAAGATTCATTTAAATTAGTCGGGAAGTTTTTTTTATACGTTTCTGCTGTCTTAATGATAGTAAGTGCGATCATCGCATTTAGTCCGATTGGCAAATGGTTATACTTAAATATCTTCGGCGCAACGGATCAAATGGTTAAGGTAATTGCCATTACATTCCAGGCCCTTCTGCTAGTCATTATCCTTTCTGGCATTCGAGGATTATATCAAGGGATTATCATTATTCAGCATGCAACAAATTGGCTAACCATTGGTGTTGTTACTAGACTTATTGGAATGTTTTTGGCGGCTTATTTGTTTATACATTTTGATTTTATTACTAGTGTTACTGGTGCCATTATTTTCCTAGTCGGCATGCTGATTGAATGCTTGGTCAGTGTTTACAAAGGAAATAACATTTTAAACAAAGAATTAAAAGATGAAAATACATTAACTAAACGCGAAGTGTCGAAGTTTTATTTTCCAATGATGTATTATTTTTTATTACAAACAGTCCTTATCCCCGTAATTTATATTTTATTAGCAAAAGCAAATGAAATCGAAATAAGTATTGCTTCATTTGCGTTAGCTTTTAGTATTACAAATTTGATACTTGGCTTTTTCATGTACACCCATCAATTAGTCCTGCAATTTTATAAACACCATAAACAAAAAGTCATTCGATTTTTAATCATTATAAGTATCTTGCCTACTGTCCTGCTCTGCATCCTCTGCTATACGCCATTTGGATTGTTTTTTATGCAAAACATGATGGGCGCGGATTTGGAATTATCAACGGCAACAATAAGCGTACTCAAGTTTTTTATCATTAAGACATTAGTTTATCCGTGGGTTGATTTTCTGAATGGATTTTTAATGTTAAGCAGACAAACAAATAAAATGCTTTTTTCACAATTAGGAAACATAGCTACCGTTATCATGAGTTTATTAATTTTGCTGCAAATTTCACCGCAATTGAATGGTGTAAATGGTTCAATCGCTGCTTCTTTAGGCGAATTAACCGGCTTTATTATTGTGTGTATCATTGTTTATCGAATGAGTAAGTCGAAAAAACTAATAGAGAATGAAAAACATTAAAAATGTTGGATTAGGATTTAACTTTTTTATTTAATTAGCTGGTCTAAACCGTTTGGAAGCTCTATCAATTGTTCGCTAACTAATCGAGCCATGATATTGGCACCTCTTTCTGTAAAATGCGTGCAATCTGTTCCGTTTACAGAAAGCATATAAAGTTCTTGGGCCATTGTATAGCCAATTGAAGACAGGTATTGTACACCTATACTCATCAAGTCAATCAACAATACCTCATTTTCATTGGCTAATTCTTTCATAGCATTACAATACTCACTAAAATCAGGTGAAAACCGGTCTTGTACATAGTTAAGTCTTGCCACGGGCGTCAATAGGATAGGGATTGCTTTCTTGGATTTAGCCAAGTCGATATACTGTTTTAAATAGATTTGATAATCGCCATACGGTTCAGTAAAACGATCCGCACGGTTTCTAGTGGAATCATTATGACCAAATTGGATAAATAAATAATCGTTTTCCGCTATTTCCGAATCAATTCGAGACAAATGCCCTTCCGTAATGAAGGTTTTACTACTTAACCCGCCAACAGCATAGTTTTTAATCGTAACTGTTTTCGTTAAATAGTTTCCGAGAAATTGTCCCCACCCTGCTTGTGGATATTGACTTTTATCGTAGTTACGAACGGTGGAATCTCCAGCTAAGTAGATGGTTGGATTTCGATCCATGAAGCATCTCTCCTTTTTGTCCAATTTAAAGGGCAGATATACTGAGCATCCCTCTGTATATCTGCCCTTTTTATAATCAATTAAAAACTGTACAATATCAAATTAAAATTTAACTAAACCGTCAACTTTGACAGCCTGACCTGTCTTTAGGGACATGTTTCCTGCAATACCTGTTAGAATTGACGTTGCTCCGTCGATA
This window of the Sporosarcina ureilytica genome carries:
- a CDS encoding TRAP transporter large permease; the protein is MAVFLLLGSFLLLLLLRVPIALTLAISSLVTGIYMHIDLAAIVQRMVGGVNSFSLIAIPFFILAGEIMNEGGISRRLINLANVLIGRIRGGLALVNVITSTLFGGISGSALADVSSLGSVLIPMMKKQGYDNDYAVSVTVAGATQGVVIPPSHNMIIYSTAAGGVSVGALFMGGLIPGLLLGFALLVLTYIMAVKRNYPKGEPIKREEVPKIVREGLLGLFTAVIIMGGIISGFFTATESAAIGALYAFIITFFVYRDIPISRFKVILYRTFRTLTMVMFLISASSAFGWLLALLKVPAMATDFILAVSPNDITTLLLINLILLLLGMVMDMAPLILITTPILLPIAVGIGMDPVHFGVVLVLNLAIGLVTPPVGSVLFVGSAIGRIPIERAARSMLPFYGILIFVLLLVSFIPSLVLFLPQFLAK
- a CDS encoding TRAP transporter small permease produces the protein MKILRMGKDVLDRLLVFASLTALLAMILIIIYQVFSRQILHYTPSWAEELSMILFVWVSFLGIAYGFRQKLHIGVSFLVNLFPEKVQDMCDLFAKILVIFFGGVLVYYGWKFTILMGNSTMAGTGLPSSVLYAAMPTAGIFTLLYGIELLFVKGLHQEYNDEIDTEAMEAVKDGEV
- a CDS encoding TRAP transporter substrate-binding protein — encoded protein: MKKRLITLLSVMFVAVFALAACGNSDETITLKLADNHPEDYPTVIGDKKFAELVEEKTNGRYKIDVYAGGQLGDEKSVVEQLQLGSIDLTRVNATPLTEFSEDIGVLSLPYLFKDEESKWEHLNGEIGQELLDSFEGTNLVGLAFYDSGERSIYNSKRLVKTPEDMKGLKIRVQPSELAVNIFESFGSSATPMEYGEVYSAIQTGVIDGAENNLPSYYTSNHYEVAKYLTINKYSGPPEILMASQSLWDKLSEEDKKAFKEAALESVEYQREAWAKLVEESKEAVIENGNEIFEVTDFAPWRKAVEPIYEKHGEKYKKWLDKLEQ
- a CDS encoding tagaturonate epimerase family protein is translated as MKQFLPAIELLAKGELPSNSNQIKVYEKSYTVEGNVHLLMVKNSGEKFILATGEGAIFDELTGTDVDGKGKACPLTYENRLVLNKYFDYTVPQAFGTEIATIGLGDRLGLASPGHIETVREKNIKPVLAQQSIRELTLTNRSMNDMLDAAAFAVFQEGYKGGYGADGDHIKEESDIQYALSLGASMITLDCSDHIDNTIEKASPEVLDEKFNALSEVVKQRYMEQYLGKTFEVNGLTLTLDETELKKNVLLYDKAIDYTTHVYNEYISKENRAIDFEISIDETETVTSPISHFFVANELINRGVKVVSLAPRFCGEFQKGIDYIGDVEQFEVELREHALIAEHFGYKLSIHSGSDKFMVFPIIAEYTKGVFHVKTAGTNWLEAIRVIAATNPDLYRRMHVFALENFEEALKYYHVTPDLNSFEKLENVEDAKLPEYMNNDAARQLFHVTYGLLLTAKGENDTFLFRDEFFKTLDKYEEEYRDALVSHIGKHIELLGL
- a CDS encoding rhamnogalacturonan acetylesterase translates to MDRNPTIYLAGDSTVRNYDKSQYPQAGWGQFLGNYLTKTVTIKNYAVGGLSSKTFITEGHLSRIDSEIAENDYLFIQFGHNDSTRNRADRFTEPYGDYQIYLKQYIDLAKSKKAIPILLTPVARLNYVQDRFSPDFSEYCNAMKELANENEVLLIDLMSIGVQYLSSIGYTMAQELYMLSVNGTDCTHFTERGANIMARLVSEQLIELPNGLDQLIK